From Pantoea sp. Ep11b, the proteins below share one genomic window:
- the rplA gene encoding 50S ribosomal protein L1, which produces MAKLTKRMTVIRDKVDATKQYDIAEAVALLKELATAKFVESVDVAVNLGIDARKSDQNVRGATVLPHGTGRSVRVAVFTQGANAEAAKAAGAELVGMEDLAEQIKKGEMNFDVVIASPDAMRVVGQLGQILGPRGLMPNPKVGTVTPNVAEAVKNAKAGQVRYRNDKNGIIHTTIGKVDFDADKLKENLESLLVALKKAKPSQAKGVYIKKVSLSTTMGAGVAVDQAGLNATAN; this is translated from the coding sequence ATGGCTAAGCTGACCAAGCGCATGACCGTAATTCGCGACAAAGTTGACGCGACCAAGCAGTATGACATTGCTGAAGCTGTTGCTCTGCTGAAAGAACTGGCTACTGCCAAGTTCGTTGAAAGCGTTGACGTTGCTGTCAACCTCGGCATTGATGCACGTAAATCTGATCAGAACGTACGCGGCGCGACCGTTCTGCCACACGGTACTGGTCGTTCAGTACGTGTTGCTGTCTTCACCCAGGGTGCTAACGCTGAAGCTGCTAAAGCAGCAGGCGCGGAGCTGGTTGGTATGGAAGACCTGGCTGAGCAGATCAAGAAAGGCGAAATGAATTTTGACGTTGTTATTGCTTCTCCGGATGCAATGCGCGTTGTTGGCCAGCTGGGCCAGATTCTGGGTCCACGCGGCCTGATGCCAAACCCGAAAGTTGGTACTGTAACGCCTAACGTTGCTGAAGCGGTTAAGAACGCTAAAGCGGGTCAGGTTCGTTATCGTAACGACAAAAACGGCATCATCCACACGACCATCGGTAAAGTGGACTTTGACGCTGACAAACTGAAAGAAAACCTGGAATCTCTGCTGGTTGCGCTGAAAAAAGCAAAACCCTCTCAGGCGAAAGGCGTGTACATCAAGAAAGTCAGCCTTTCAACCACCATGGGCGCCGGCGTTGCCGTTGACCAGGCGGGTCTGAACGCAACAGCAAACTAA
- the rplJ gene encoding 50S ribosomal protein L10 encodes MALNLQDKQAIVAEVSEVAKGALSAVVADSRGVTVDKMTELRKAGREAGVYMRVVRNTLLRRVVEGTQFECLKDTFVGPTLIAYSLEHPGAAARLFKDFAKANAKFEVKAAAFEGELITAANIDRLATLPTYEEALARLMSTMKEAAAGKLVRTLAAVRDAKEAA; translated from the coding sequence ATGGCATTAAATCTTCAAGACAAACAAGCGATTGTTGCTGAAGTCAGCGAAGTAGCCAAAGGTGCGCTTTCAGCGGTTGTTGCGGATTCCCGTGGCGTTACCGTTGATAAAATGACCGAACTGCGTAAAGCAGGTCGTGAAGCTGGCGTTTACATGCGTGTTGTTCGTAACACCCTGCTGCGCCGCGTCGTTGAAGGTACTCAGTTTGAGTGCCTGAAAGACACGTTTGTTGGTCCGACCCTGATTGCATATTCTTTGGAACACCCGGGCGCTGCTGCTCGTCTGTTCAAAGATTTCGCGAAAGCGAATGCAAAATTTGAGGTCAAAGCTGCAGCCTTTGAAGGTGAGCTGATCACGGCGGCCAATATTGACCGTCTGGCAACGCTGCCGACCTACGAAGAAGCACTGGCACGTCTGATGTCGACCATGAAAGAAGCCGCTGCTGGCAAACTGGTCCGCACTCTGGCTGCTGTACGCGACGCAAAAGAAGCGGCTTAA
- the rplK gene encoding 50S ribosomal protein L11, whose translation MAKKVQAYVKLQVAAGMANPSPPVGPALGQQGVNIMEFCKAFNAKTESLEKGLPTPVVITVYSDRSFTFITKTPPAAVLLKKAAGIKSGSGKPNKDKVGKVTRAQVREIAETKAADMTGSDVEAMTRSIEGTARSMGLVVED comes from the coding sequence ATGGCTAAGAAAGTCCAAGCCTACGTCAAGCTGCAGGTTGCAGCTGGTATGGCGAACCCAAGTCCACCGGTTGGTCCAGCTCTGGGTCAGCAGGGTGTTAACATCATGGAATTCTGTAAAGCGTTCAACGCCAAGACCGAATCTCTGGAAAAAGGTCTGCCGACTCCTGTTGTTATCACCGTATACAGCGACCGCTCTTTCACTTTCATTACCAAAACGCCTCCGGCTGCCGTACTGCTGAAAAAAGCAGCGGGCATCAAGTCTGGTTCTGGTAAGCCGAACAAAGATAAAGTCGGTAAAGTGACTCGTGCTCAGGTACGTGAAATCGCAGAAACCAAAGCTGCGGACATGACTGGTTCTGACGTTGAAGCGATGACTCGCTCAATCGAAGGTACTGCTCGTTCCATGGGCCTGGTAGTAGAGGACTAA